A genomic region of Cydia amplana chromosome 5, ilCydAmpl1.1, whole genome shotgun sequence contains the following coding sequences:
- the LOC134648166 gene encoding uncharacterized protein LOC134648166, protein MKKFYCFIFLTCVILKVLAVPPSICRADFRWDDCGKPPKAVMYYWKQGSRCEIGLWKGCVPNPNMFADEYECINTCVFVDKPSVRTESEEPETEAPTTVDNSTADDVTGSSNTTETVENSTTEAAGNETQGNGTTAAGETTTDTTTPASEKPE, encoded by the exons atgaagaaattttactgttttatttttcttacgtgtgttattttaaaagtattagCAG TACCACCTTCCATATGCCGCGCCGACTTCCGCTGGGATGACTGCGGCAAGCCCCCCAAAGCGGTCATGTACTACTGGAAGCAGGGCTCCCGATGCGAGATAGGCCTCTGGAAAGGCTGCGTGCCCAACCCGAACATGTTCGCCGACGAATACGAATGCATCAACACCTGCGTGTTCGTCGACAAACCTTCGGTGCGAACTGAAAGCgaggaaccagaaacggaagcTCCTACAACTGTGGATAATAGTACTGCCGATGATGTTACTGGTAGTAGTAATACTACTGAAACCGTTGAAAATAGTACTACAGAAGCTGCTGGTAACGAAACTCAAGGCAATGGTACGACCGCTGCAGGTGAAACTACTACAGATACAACCACCCCTGCCTCAGAAAAACCCGAGTAA